The Mesotoga sp. UBA6090 genome includes a window with the following:
- a CDS encoding transposase yields the protein MPRAARVVFEGVVHHITQRGNYRQNIFEDSADRKKYIEFVGEYSTKYQMKIYAYCLMTNHVHFLAAPLRRDSLAMTFKYANMRYSSYFNKKNRRSGHLWQGRFYSCPLHHDHALEALRYVERNPVRAKMVRFPWEYEWSSAREHVGFIEEAGIRSEDEGNESEHRTPGLVSDRSITQSSSFHGAGKVSEKDTLTSQTLTSSSRIIKLSPLQELDLNWNPEGWREFLGFPDELDFLSRIRGNTFSGKPLFAEELVADLEKELGVPLGSKPRGRPKKE from the coding sequence ATGCCGAGGGCTGCTCGGGTTGTATTCGAAGGTGTTGTTCATCACATTACTCAGAGAGGCAATTACAGGCAGAACATATTTGAGGATTCTGCCGACAGGAAGAAGTACATCGAGTTCGTCGGCGAGTATTCTACAAAGTATCAGATGAAGATCTACGCTTACTGTCTTATGACCAATCATGTTCATTTCTTAGCGGCTCCCCTAAGAAGAGATTCCCTGGCAATGACTTTCAAGTACGCCAATATGAGATACTCAAGCTACTTCAACAAGAAGAACCGGAGATCGGGTCATCTCTGGCAGGGAAGGTTTTATTCCTGTCCGCTGCATCATGATCACGCTCTTGAAGCTTTGAGGTATGTTGAGAGAAATCCTGTTCGTGCGAAGATGGTTCGGTTTCCCTGGGAGTATGAATGGTCGAGCGCGAGAGAACATGTGGGATTTATTGAGGAGGCAGGAATTCGCAGTGAAGATGAGGGCAATGAATCTGAGCACAGAACTCCGGGATTAGTTAGTGACCGATCTATTACCCAGAGTTCTTCATTTCATGGAGCGGGAAAGGTGTCTGAGAAAGATACTTTAACTTCTCAGACCTTAACATCGTCTTCTAGGATTATAAAGCTTTCTCCGCTGCAGGAACTCGATCTTAACTGGAATCCCGAAGGCTGGAGAGAATTTCTGGGTTTTCCCGATGAACTTGATTTTCTCAGTAGAATCAGGGGAAACACGTTTTCTGGAAAGCCGTTGTTTGCCGAGGAACTTGTAGCCGATCTTGAGAAGGAGCTCGGGGTTCCACTTGGCAGTAAGCCGAGGGGGAGACCGAAGAAGGAGTAG
- a CDS encoding nucleotidyl transferase AbiEii/AbiGii toxin family protein, translated as MRNIGASVRTKLLNISRQTGRSNEYLLIQYFYERFLYRLGKSKYRNRLILKGGMLLISYDSLNRSRPTKDLDFLAKGLPIKADKVKAIIEEILNSADSNDGVLFDANSIQVEQITEDQDYKGIRVFFVAQLANTKVKTRLHLDIAVGDSIVPSPIEMEYPVLLDFEAPKVIAYSKETAIAEKLETIVKRSTANSRLKDFYDIYYLAQTTNFSLDVLSNSIKSTFMNRGTPLPEETFFPEMIKDDAGMEIRWKAFISRHGQLTDISYQELVKKLDSFTRPIMMKNQEESIWDFNTWCWASTL; from the coding sequence ATGCGAAATATTGGGGCTTCGGTTAGAACGAAACTGTTGAACATTTCAAGACAGACAGGAAGATCCAATGAGTACTTGCTCATACAATACTTTTATGAGCGTTTTCTCTACAGATTAGGAAAATCAAAATACAGAAATAGACTGATACTCAAAGGCGGAATGCTGTTGATATCCTACGATTCTCTAAATAGATCAAGGCCTACAAAAGACCTAGATTTTCTTGCAAAAGGGCTTCCAATAAAAGCAGACAAGGTAAAAGCAATTATTGAGGAAATACTTAATTCCGCAGACTCGAATGATGGGGTGCTATTTGATGCAAACAGCATTCAGGTTGAGCAAATAACAGAAGATCAAGATTATAAAGGAATTCGGGTCTTTTTTGTAGCTCAGCTTGCCAATACTAAAGTAAAGACCCGACTTCATTTGGATATTGCCGTGGGAGACAGCATTGTTCCAAGTCCGATTGAAATGGAATATCCCGTACTTCTTGATTTTGAAGCTCCTAAGGTTATAGCTTATTCCAAAGAAACAGCTATAGCTGAAAAGCTTGAGACAATTGTCAAAAGAAGCACGGCAAATAGCAGGTTGAAAGATTTCTATGACATATACTACCTTGCTCAAACAACCAATTTTTCTCTCGATGTCCTCTCCAACTCAATAAAATCAACCTTCATGAATCGAGGAACTCCTCTTCCAGAAGAAACTTTCTTTCCCGAAATGATCAAAGACGATGCTGGTATGGAAATACGGTGGAAAGCCTTCATTTCAAGACACGGACAACTTACGGATATTTCATACCAGGAATTGGTTAAAAAGCTGGATTCTTTTACCAGACCAATTATGATGAAAAATCAAGAGGAAAGTATTTGGGATTTCAACACATGGTGCTGGGCATCTACCTTATAA
- a CDS encoding type IV toxin-antitoxin system AbiEi family antitoxin domain-containing protein, whose translation MSKKTDIEKKIKSCFKYNNYFQRTSQFLKAGIHPREIKTALENGWIIRIKHGLYMLADAYNGLETDLVAITKASKYTVICLASALQFYNLTTYISPKITIGVPNNVSHLKFEYPPVKLYYFDKSTYKIGITRTKTNSGIIRIYDLERTICDAFRFRKELGEDVAVESLINYVKRKGSNISKLMEYASMLRIKTVITPYLIPIIISAME comes from the coding sequence ATGAGCAAGAAAACCGATATTGAGAAAAAAATAAAGTCCTGCTTCAAATATAATAATTATTTCCAGCGAACATCGCAGTTTCTAAAAGCGGGAATACACCCAAGGGAAATAAAGACGGCTCTAGAAAATGGATGGATTATCAGGATAAAACATGGTCTATATATGCTGGCAGATGCATACAATGGTCTTGAAACTGATCTTGTGGCAATTACTAAAGCAAGTAAATATACCGTTATATGTCTAGCTTCAGCACTCCAGTTTTATAACCTGACCACATACATCTCTCCAAAAATTACCATTGGTGTACCTAATAACGTAAGTCATCTCAAGTTTGAATATCCCCCCGTTAAACTCTATTACTTTGACAAAAGCACATACAAAATCGGTATTACCAGAACAAAAACGAATTCCGGGATTATAAGAATATATGACCTCGAAAGAACCATCTGCGATGCTTTCAGATTCAGGAAGGAACTTGGAGAAGACGTTGCCGTTGAATCATTAATAAATTATGTAAAACGCAAGGGTTCAAATATCTCAAAGCTAATGGAATACGCATCAATGCTTAGAATCAAAACGGTGATAACACCTTATCTTATACCCATTATAATATCCGCTATGGAGTGA